caataagaaaaaagcaaacaacccaatccaaaaatgggcagaagacctaagcaagcaattctccaaggaagacatacaaatgatcaaaaggcacatgaaaaactgctcaatatcactaattatcagagaaatgcaaatcaaaactacaatgaggtatcacctcacaccaatcagaatggccatcactcaaaagtccacaaatgacaaatgctgaagaggctgtggagaaaagggacccctcctacactgctggtgggaatgcagtttggtgcagccactgtggaaaacagtatggagattcctcaaaagactaggaatagacttaccatgtgacccagtaatgccactcctgggcatatatccagaaggaaccctacttcaaaaagacacctgcaccccaatgttcatagcaacactatttacaatagccaaaacatggaaacagcctaaatgtccatcaacagatgactggataaagaagtggtggtatatttatacaatggaatactactcagacataaaaagtgacaacataacgccatttgcagcaacatggatgtccctggacaatgtcattctaagtgaagtgagccagagagagaaagaaaaataccatatgatatcgcccatatgtggaatctaaaacacacacacacacacacacacacacacacacacacacacacacacacaaagcataaatacaaaacagaaatagacacatagacatagaacacaaacttgtggttgccaagggggatggggtgggaagggacagactgggattttgaaatttgtagatattgacaggcatatgtagaatagataaacaagattatactgtatagcacagggaaatatatacaagatcttgtggtagctcacagtgaaaaaaaatgcgactatgaatatatgtatgttcatgtataactaaaaagttgtgctctacactgaaaattgacacaacattgtaaaatgactatagctcaataagaaatgttaaaaaagaataaaaccttttgcacagcaaagaaaaccatcatcaaaacaaaaacacaatctatggaatgggtgaaaatactttcaaatgatGCAatcaacaaggggttaatatccaaaatatacaaagagctcatacaactcaatatcaaaaaataaatcaatttaaaattgggcagaagacttgaatagacatttttattgAAAGAAGACACATCAATGACTAacaggcagatgaaaagatgctcaatatttttaattagtagagaaatgcaaatcaaaacagcaatgagatatcacctcacaactgcCAGACTGCATATCATCAGGAAGTCCACAGAGAACCAATGTtgaagaagatgtggagaaaaaggaatccttgtacactgttgatggaaatgtaaattggtgcaaccactaggGAAACTCGTACGGTggctcctaaaaaaaaaaaaaaaaaacctaaaactaaaactaccatatgatccagcaattccactcctgggtatatatgcagaaaaataatgaaaacactaatttgaaaaaaatacatgcaccccaatgttcatagcagctctatttacaatggccaaaacatgaaagcaacccaagtgcccatcaacagatgactggattaagaagatgtagTATGTACCATACCTATATATCTATACGTCTATATCTATGTAATGGAATGTAcctcagccattaaaaagcacgaaatactgccatttgcagcaacatggaaggacctaaagattatcatgcttagtgaaatgtcagacagaaaaagacagacactgcaagatatcacttacatgtgcaatctaaaagataatagaaatgaatgcatatgcaaaacagaaacagaccacagatacagaaaacaaacttgcggttaccaaagaggagaggaaagggggaagggacaaattgtgggtaaggattaacagatacaagccAATATGTATAAAATTGATAAGCAACAAGATATACTGTACTGCAAAggaaattatagccattattttgtaataatctataacggagtataatctgcaaaaacactggatcacaatgctgtacaaccaaaactaacataatgttgcaACTACTAtggttcaataaaaaataaagaacttatgCAACCAGTCAATAATAGCATGGGAGCACATAGCGCcaaatacagaagagaaaaagggaatcCAAATTGACACCTGCGACTGCGTGCCTTCCCGCATCAAGGGGATCCATGAAGTGATTCAGATCAGCTACAAAGTGCCATTTTGTTGATGCTGCAAGTCACAGGAAGGCAATGGACTGCGGTTGGGGTTTCTGCTTCAGATTCACGACTCACCTTTTTCTTAGAAGGGTGAAGAATCCCACCCTCTTGACTTCACATTCAATTATAATAGGACACTGGGGGTTCTGAGACGTCGCTCTAATGTGCAAACAGCCTTCCTACCCATGCTCTCTGGGATATAGCCTCCCAATCAAGGGTATCCAAGGGAGGCCTGCTCTTACTAAAGGCTTTAGGCTGGAGCACGTCACCTTTCAATGACCCAAACAAAGATGACTGCTGCATTCACATTTTCAGTCAGGGAAACCAAGTAATATCTGGTATGTGAAGTGGgagtgagagagggaagaggattATCACAAAGgatacatttcttttttggttttgttttaaatcaaagtTTCCTGGAGACAGCCCAGGCATCCTTCTGTCGTGTCTTGGGCGATACTCTTTGGCTCCTATTGGGCTATTGAAGTTGCCCTTAAGTAAGTACACCTAAATCCTGGAGCAGCTGGGAAACAGCAGAATATTCCTGCTCTCAGTTAAATATGTTCACCTCCAGATATGTGCCTCTGTACCCTTCAATTCCACACCCAGCCAGCAATCACCAGGTCAACTCCACCTAATGGATCCTGTCAGATACCTTTGTGAGCAGGGAAAATCCTAGATTCCTTAGCCTGGCCCTTCATGTCCTCCATCCCCCCAAAGTGAAGCCTCCACGGCAAGGCTGACCAATTCACTGTTTCCCGATGCATATACCTCACACAACAGGGAGCGGCCTATGAACCCAACATgcatatacagaaaaaatttccccACATCATGTCCATGCCTGTTGTTCGGCACGAAAAGGCATCCAGGATGCTTCTGAGTCATTTCCTAATCATAGTAGGTTTAGTCTCGCTTCAGGTCTTCCCCCATTCTCTCTTGGCGCTGTGTGTCAGTATAAATTCTTATGTTTAACGATTTGTGGTGCACCCTGCTAGTCTCTGAAGAAGTCAGCTGGTGTAGTGGGACATGCACTGGGCTAGGAGTCTGGAGGAAAAACTTCTAGATGTATGCTGACATGACTTTAtcaaacaaggtcctactgtatagcacagggaagtatattcaataccttgtaatggtctataatgagaaagaatatgaaaaggaatacacatacatatgtgtgtgtgtatatatacatatatgtatatgtatgtgtgtgtgtgtatatgtaatattatatatgtatatataatgtatatatgtcactatgctgtacaccagaaattaacacaacattgtaaattgactatacttgaattaagaaaaaaattaaattaaaaaaaaatctgagctctGTTTGTGGTGATtgctgaatataattttaaatttaagcgTCCAAGTAGTGGTTCCTTTAGCCTGGAAATAACCCTGCCACCATCTGGGTCACCCGTGTTTTCTCTCACATCCTGTGCTAATTCCACCAGAGCACTCACTCCATTGTGTAGTCACTGCTAGTTTTGTCTCACTCTCCACTAGGCTGTGGGCTTCTTGAGAGAAGGGACCATCTTCTTCACCATGATGCAGCTCCTAGTGCCTTGCAGGAGTGAGCACAAGTGAGCACCCAAATATTTTGCTGAATGAGGAATCTGTACTGTTTCTACTCCAATTGACTGAGGACATTTAGCCATGGTGAATGATTAAATACTCACTCTCCAAATACCTTATGCTAGCCTATAATGCGGTATAAAATGCCTCaacatttaaatgagaaaagtatTTTGATCTTGCTATTTATAATCCAATTacattaatctgtaaaatgaggttttAAAGACCCTTGTTGGTTTCAAATTTATTGATCGCTcacttcccccagccccccacaccCAACTCATGCCTCCCATCCACCAACCTCACTGTATGTTCAAATGAAAACCAGGATAGGGATGACATTCCCAGTAAGAGCTTCTCTGTTTGTTGCAAAAATGGGGCTGAGGTGGGCTAAACTACACTTGCTCAGCCCTCCAGGAATCCTCCACAGGCCCCCTGGATGAACTCAACCAGGAAGCACAGATGAAAACTGTGGACTAGCTGTTTCTATTCAGCTCCAGAGATACGCACAACGAAAACTGTACCTGCTTCCATGctcacttttttgttttctttcagattttcccccagctttattgaggtataactgacacataacattgtgtaagtttaaaatatacaatgtgATAAGTTTATACaggtatacattgtgaaatgtttCCCCCAATAAGGTTAATTAACACACccttcacctcacataattatcattttgtttgttgttgtcatGGTGAGAACATTAATGCTCTACTTTCATAGCAACTATCAAGTAcacaatacagtactgttaactatagtcaccatgctgtacattaggtcCCTGGAACTCATTCATCTgacaactgaaagtttgtacccctTGACCAgtatctccccacttcccccaccccccagcccttcATGCCCATTTTCTTTTAACCACTTAAATCGTATTATATTgaatccattaaaagaaaaaaaatacagaggaggCAAATTCTGTTTCCAGAGAGCCACATTTTTCACTTGTCATGGTGTTTTGCTCAGCTTTTTGTGTTTTGCCTCATAGAGTACTTACTACCTAAGCAGGAAGTGTGGGTAGTTGGGCCCACCCTCCAGATTTATTGCTCAAatggcagggcaggggaagaggaTGAAAGAGAAAGTGTTGGGGATATGTCTTTCTTTTCCAAGTATTCTTATCCTTTAGAATACCCTGAGAAGTTCAACCTGTAAGTCCAGAATTAGTTTTAAATTCGTGACTTGGAAAGAGAACAATAGGCATGATCTTTGCTAAAACTGGTTCTAAGAAGGATTGAAAGGACTGTGTCAATACAATTACGTGCtgacaggctttaaaaaaaatcagacaacagTGATAACAGATAAAAGTAACATGAAATGTTTTATTGAGAAAATGACCACTTCAGGTGAGTAATATCACACAGCAACCAATGTCAGATAATCTTCAACATCAGATAATCTTagtttttgtattaaaaataaaaactaatttttaaaagcactccAACTAATTCACCTGGGGATGCAGTATAATAGCTGTGGTCCTAGTCAgatctttaaaaagaatactCAGAGGtacaggcgtgtgtgtgtgtgtaccaaaaCTACCAAGGCAGATTGTATGAGGGAGTTTAGAAACGTATAGATCTTGTGATTTATCCTCAAGCCTTGGGGAAGGGGCATGTATTTTTCTCAGGGCACAACTCTAACAGTGTGGATGTTTGGACTGTGATGCACCAAAGGGCATCTTCTCTTCAAGGGGACATCACCTGCAGCCCAAGCCAGGGAGCCCCTGGGGAGGGAGCCGAGCTGTTAGTCGGCCTGGGCGGCAGAGGGGGCATCCATGAGCAGAGGATCCTCCTCCGCAGTGGCACTGCTCTTCTTGGCCACAGCAATGGCAGCAGGTGTTTCAGTAGGGCTCTTCCGTATCTTGCCCTCTCCTCCCTCGGGGTCCTGGTCCTGGGTTCCAGGAGCCTGCTGCGGGAGGTGGCGCGGGTTACTGGGGCGGCGGGATCCGTAGCTTGGAGGGGGCCCCTGCTTTGGATCTCCAGCGACGCGTCCGCTCTCCTTGTtttcctcctccagctccacAGAGATGCTTGGTGAGGGTCTTGGAGCAAGCGTGGTGCCTCGGCCCCTAGGGCGACTCTGCAGGTAGCTGAGGCGCGGCCCCCGCCGTGGCTCGGGCCCTGCGGTCTGGGCGGCCCCCGGCAGCTGGGCGGCCCGTGGACCGTTGGTAGTAGCCTGGATCGATGGGCGGCGGATCACCGCCGGGGCCCTGCGGAAGGGCGGGAAGCGCCGCAGCCGTGGGTCTTGGGAGTGGCCAGGCGGGCGGCGCCTCAGGCCCTGGGCTGCGGTGGAGCCTTCGCCGCTGCCCTCGCCTTCGTCAACGTCGTCCTCAGCACCCTTGGGACCGCGTGGTGGCTGCTCGCGGCGGTGGATATAGAAGCCCCGGCGGAAGCGGGGGCGGTTGGCAGCATAGCGGCTGCCCTCCACTGGTGCGCCGGCTGGCCCGGTCACGTTAGCGGCCTCGGTGCCCCGCTCGCCCTGCACCACGTCGAACTCGACCGTCTCGCCGTCGCCCACGCTGCGTTGGTACTTGTGAGGGTTGTTTCGGGTGATGGCCGTCTGGTGAACGAACACATCTTCCTGGGTGTCGTGCCTGCTGATGAAACCGTACCCGTTCTTCACGTTAAACCACTTGACGGAGCCTCGCACTCTCTTAGCGATGACCTGCTTGGGCACCTTTCCCTTGGCGCCTGCCGCGGGGGTCTTGGGGATCCCATCGCTGCTGAGGTTGCCTGCGACTA
This Camelus bactrianus isolate YW-2024 breed Bactrian camel chromosome X, ASM4877302v1, whole genome shotgun sequence DNA region includes the following protein-coding sequences:
- the LOC141576377 gene encoding uncharacterized protein LOC141576377; translated protein: MSEAGEATCTEVAASISPQAAQKHLASLGGGDPPRALVAGNLSSDGIPKTPAAGAKGKVPKQVIAKRVRGSVKWFNVKNGYGFISRHDTQEDVFVHQTAITRNNPHKYQRSVGDGETVEFDVVQGERGTEAANVTGPAGAPVEGSRYAANRPRFRRGFYIHRREQPPRGPKGAEDDVDEGEGSGEGSTAAQGLRRRPPGHSQDPRLRRFPPFRRAPAVIRRPSIQATTNGPRAAQLPGAAQTAGPEPRRGPRLSYLQSRPRGRGTTLAPRPSPSISVELEEENKESGRVAGDPKQGPPPSYGSRRPSNPRHLPQQAPGTQDQDPEGGEGKIRKSPTETPAAIAVAKKSSATAEEDPLLMDAPSAAQAD